Proteins found in one Bremerella volcania genomic segment:
- a CDS encoding PD-(D/E)XK nuclease family protein: MVISREFVTWDRPILHSAADWLIRSATVSPENLPLVDLSHCLVVVPGGLAGRRLTELLIQKVEADGRSLIPPGIITVGQLPEHLYEAKLPFASELTQQFAWGETLRAFGNEPLKPLIPFPPDANDLGTWRDYGDSVRRVYRELVSDALDFTEVAQKAHSLEDFTEQARWDVLAKLQNAYLARLDALQMWDKQSARLYAIKHDECHSDAHIVLLATVDLNRATRQMLDQVAGKGGKVTAIVGAPESWSDHFDEHGCLIADAWADETIELDWQSVAIVDGPTQQADEAAGAIAAVAEKYTAKDVIVGLPDENLLGEVRRIFGQHGLKCRYGPGRSVVSTLPFRLIETIIELSQTRQYHALASALRHPDLFVTLKFAQPGIEQLDEWFNHRLPDVIDNSIQNEEVAQAVSKLNELAAPFVGEKRSLPEWADQVRELLLAVYGSQIIDLDTEANFQLARPLQSINEAMAQWNDIPPSLSQAFGASEMLRVLKSQLTSSMIPAEHDPEAIEALGWLELPLMDAPVCVVTSFNDGLIPSANTADLFLPNSLRNLLGLEDDSLRYARDAYQVQVIQHSREVVKWIVPKRSADGDPLAPSRLLFTGGTEDLAQRVHKFFGMPEDPQNQAKRPSEKSQDHRQRIAIPQPHQLEVIEMPAWDRFSATRINQYLKCPYRFFLKYVVGLRGEDDWSTELDGGAFGNLAHDTLQAFGISDVKDSADEKIIFDFLSAELSDLAVKRYGKSPLATIKLQIEQLRLRLRAFAAGQAQHLQNGWVIHLCEAEVAGPYPIISVDGNEIELEGRIDRIDYHPESGQWAVWDYKTGDSTGDPEKDHQVGPRDDKRWVSVQLPFYRHLVKSVGVRGEISLGYITLPKLGEEVRFREANWGEDDLDQADATIIQAIRDIRAGKFFPPGEARYEDEFSRICQDTVLGKWEPAQ, encoded by the coding sequence ATGGTGATTTCTCGCGAATTTGTAACCTGGGACCGCCCCATCCTGCATTCGGCGGCCGATTGGCTGATTCGGTCGGCTACGGTCTCGCCTGAAAACCTTCCACTGGTAGACCTTTCCCACTGCCTGGTTGTCGTCCCCGGTGGTTTGGCAGGGCGACGCCTGACCGAACTACTGATCCAAAAAGTGGAAGCGGACGGGCGGTCTCTGATTCCTCCCGGCATCATCACCGTCGGCCAGTTGCCGGAACACCTCTACGAAGCTAAGCTTCCCTTCGCGTCGGAATTGACCCAACAGTTTGCGTGGGGAGAAACCCTCCGGGCTTTCGGCAACGAACCTCTCAAGCCGCTGATTCCCTTTCCGCCCGATGCCAACGATCTGGGGACATGGCGGGACTATGGTGACTCGGTACGACGTGTTTACCGAGAACTTGTTTCCGATGCACTCGACTTCACCGAAGTCGCCCAGAAAGCCCACTCGCTGGAAGACTTCACCGAACAGGCCCGGTGGGACGTCCTGGCAAAACTGCAAAACGCTTACCTGGCACGTCTCGACGCTCTGCAAATGTGGGACAAACAATCCGCGCGACTCTATGCCATCAAACACGACGAATGCCATAGCGATGCGCATATTGTTCTGCTGGCAACGGTCGACCTCAATCGGGCAACCCGGCAGATGCTCGATCAGGTTGCCGGCAAAGGAGGGAAGGTCACGGCAATCGTCGGCGCCCCGGAAAGCTGGTCCGATCATTTCGACGAGCACGGCTGTCTGATCGCCGATGCGTGGGCAGACGAAACGATCGAACTCGACTGGCAATCGGTCGCGATCGTTGACGGCCCGACCCAACAGGCCGACGAAGCCGCGGGGGCCATTGCCGCGGTCGCCGAAAAGTACACGGCCAAAGACGTGATCGTGGGTCTGCCGGACGAGAACCTGTTGGGGGAAGTCCGCCGTATCTTTGGTCAACACGGTCTCAAATGCCGCTATGGTCCCGGGCGATCGGTCGTCAGCACCCTTCCCTTCCGGTTGATCGAGACGATCATTGAACTCTCGCAGACGCGGCAATACCACGCACTGGCATCCGCGCTGCGGCACCCCGACCTGTTCGTCACGTTAAAGTTCGCGCAGCCCGGCATCGAGCAACTTGATGAATGGTTCAACCATCGCCTGCCGGACGTCATCGACAACTCGATTCAAAACGAAGAAGTCGCCCAGGCCGTCAGCAAACTCAACGAACTCGCCGCTCCGTTCGTGGGTGAAAAACGATCGCTGCCTGAGTGGGCCGATCAGGTTCGCGAGCTTCTCCTGGCCGTTTACGGCAGCCAGATCATCGACCTTGATACGGAGGCGAACTTCCAACTTGCCCGGCCGCTTCAATCGATCAATGAAGCCATGGCCCAGTGGAACGACATTCCCCCATCCCTTTCGCAAGCGTTTGGGGCGTCCGAAATGCTGCGGGTACTCAAGAGCCAGCTGACCTCGTCTATGATTCCCGCCGAGCACGACCCCGAGGCGATCGAAGCACTTGGTTGGCTGGAACTCCCCTTGATGGATGCCCCGGTATGCGTCGTTACTAGCTTTAACGACGGACTGATTCCCAGCGCGAACACGGCTGACCTCTTCCTGCCCAACTCGCTACGAAACCTGCTCGGCTTGGAAGACGACTCCCTTCGCTATGCCCGTGATGCCTACCAGGTTCAGGTCATTCAGCACTCGCGCGAGGTGGTCAAGTGGATCGTTCCCAAACGCAGCGCCGATGGCGATCCGCTGGCACCTAGCCGGCTGTTGTTCACCGGCGGTACCGAAGATCTGGCCCAGCGCGTGCACAAGTTTTTCGGCATGCCCGAGGATCCCCAGAACCAGGCCAAACGCCCCTCCGAGAAATCGCAGGATCATCGGCAACGCATCGCGATTCCTCAGCCTCATCAACTGGAAGTGATCGAGATGCCGGCCTGGGACCGCTTCTCGGCAACGCGAATCAATCAGTATCTGAAATGCCCCTATCGGTTCTTCTTGAAGTACGTCGTGGGGCTACGCGGGGAAGACGACTGGAGCACCGAACTCGATGGAGGTGCGTTCGGCAACCTGGCTCACGACACGCTCCAGGCATTCGGCATCAGCGACGTAAAGGACTCGGCCGATGAAAAGATCATCTTCGATTTTCTGTCGGCCGAGTTGAGCGACCTGGCGGTGAAACGTTACGGCAAGAGCCCTCTAGCGACGATCAAGCTGCAGATCGAACAGCTCCGCTTGCGGCTGCGGGCCTTCGCCGCTGGCCAGGCACAGCATCTCCAGAACGGCTGGGTCATCCATCTCTGCGAAGCGGAAGTGGCCGGGCCCTACCCGATCATCTCGGTCGACGGTAACGAGATCGAACTGGAAGGTCGTATCGACCGCATCGACTATCATCCCGAATCAGGGCAATGGGCCGTGTGGGATTACAAGACCGGCGACAGCACCGGCGATCCCGAGAAGGACCATCAAGTCGGCCCTCGCGATGACAAACGGTGGGTCAGCGTCCAGCTTCCCTTCTACCGTCACCTAGTGAAAAGCGTGGGGGTGCGGGGAGAGATTTCGCTCGGCTACATCACCCTCCCCAAACTCGGCGAAGAAGTCCGTTTCCGCGAGGCCAATTGGGGCGAGGACGACCTTGATCAAGCCGACGCGACGATCATACAAGCCATTCGCGACATCCGCGCCGGAAAGTTCTTTCCACCTGGCGAGGCCCGCTACGAAGACGAATTCTCGCGAATCTGCCAAGATACCGTTCTCGGAAAATGGGAGCCCGCCCAATGA